A single window of Pyrus communis chromosome 10, drPyrComm1.1, whole genome shotgun sequence DNA harbors:
- the LOC137748508 gene encoding uncharacterized protein: MAGSFMGQDFLSASVHVLCDQMASRELRDLFFQRNLDDDSLNKLGGKLSTLCAVLNYAKQQQVTNPAVRDWLGKLRDVVFDVEDLLGKITSTSSTAQVLQRPTDGLTTKVLNFLSTSFNLCNNNRGVDSRIEELLQILEHLAEQKDSLFDEMADLWDERPASSSPNKEIYEPRQKKKAASAELTFLFIGLCLEILSIAFDQASSPSKPHYALFGMLLAIVGVLISALEFIYKGIKGKVVLRRWGKLWWFYYPPPPCYKLLGTVIEIYGLVGGIAQCVSSIIQYVYFSRHLDSPFKVSLLPAILVLCLITSRLSEDRMRIRDGAGGRSLENYTIQSG; this comes from the exons ATGGCTGGATCTTTCATGGGACAAGATTTTCTCTCCGCATCTGTCCACGTGCTGTGTGACCAGATGGCGTCAAGGGAGTTGCGCGACTTATTCTTCCAAAGGAATCTTGACGACGATTCACTCAACAAACTGGGGGGGAAGCTGTCGACTCTTTGTGCAGTGCTCAACTATGCAAAACAACAGCAAGTTACAAACCCTGCTGTGAGAGACTGGCTTGGAAAGCTTCGAGACGTCGTCTTTGATGTGGAGGACCTACTAGGTAAGATCACCAGTACTAGTAGTACTGCACAAGTTTTACAACGACCAACAGATGGATTGACGACCAAGGTGTTGAACTTCCTCTCCACTTCTTTCAATCTTTGCAATAATAATCGAGGCGTGGATTCTAGGATTGAAGAGTTATTACAAATCTTAGAACATCTTGCAGAACAGAAAGATAGCTTGTTCGACGAAATG GCGGATCTTTGGGATGAGAGACCTGCAAGCTCTTCACCCAACAAGGAAATTTACGAGCCTAGACAGAAGAAAAAG GCTGCTTCAGCAGAATTGACCTTTTTATTCATTGGCCTCTGCCTAGAGATTTTGTCCATTGCATTTGATCAGGCTTCCTCTCCAAGTAAGCCCCATTATGCATTGTTTGGTATGTTGCTGGCTATTGTGGGGGTACTCATTTCCGCCTTGGAGTTCATTTACAAAGGTATAAAAGGAAAAGTTGTACTGAGGAGGTGGGGAAAGCTGTGGTGGTTTTATTATCCTCCGCCTCCCTGTTACAAGCTTTTGGGTACCGTCATTGAAATTTATGGATTAGTCGGTGGCATTGCTCAGTGTGTTTCGTCTATAATTCAATATGTCTACTTCTCTCGGCATTTGGATAGTCCTTTCAAAGTCTCCCTTTTGCCTGCCATCCTTGTCCTATGTTTGATTACTTCAAGATTAAGTGAAGATCGAATGCGGATTAGAGATGGGGCAGGTGGCAGGTCACTAGAAAATTACACCATCCAATCTGgttga
- the LOC137746506 gene encoding protein MIZU-KUSSEI 1-like — translation MAAAETQPPPPPLPASSPRSQNPKPTTPTVNTPPPISLQPSTKKGPSKPTKLFRRFRAVFRSFPIISPSCKIPVSLHGNRIGDGHLHGGTRMTGTLFGCRKARVNLVIQESPRCLPMLVLELGIPTGKLLQDMGMGLVRIALECEKKPGQKMKVVDEPIWVLYCNGKKSGYGVRREPTEDDLSVMQVLHAVSMGAGVLPNETELPDGDLMYMRAQFERVVGSRDSETYYMMNPDGNNGPELSVFFVRV, via the coding sequence ATGGCAGCAGCGGAAACACAGCCGCCACCGCCACCGCTACCAGCATCGTCGCCACGATCTCAAAACCCCAAACCAACTACACCAACGGTGAATACACCTCCGCCTATCTCCCTCCAACCATCCACGAAAAAAGGTCCATCAAAACCTACTAAACTATTCCGGCGCTTTCGCGCTGTTTTCCGGTCATTTCCAATCATATCTCCTTCATGCAAGATTCCTGTTTCACTCCACGGAAACCGTATTGGAGACGGACACCTCCATGGAGGGACACGGATGACCGGAACCCTATTTGGGTGCCGTAAAGCTAGGGTTAACCTCGTTATCCAGGAAAGCCCTAGATGTCTTCCCATGCTTGTCCTTGAGCTTGGGATACCCACAGGAAAGCTCCTCCAAGATATGGGAATGGGGCTTGTTAGAATAGCCCTAGAGTGCGAAAAGAAACCGGGCCAGAAGATGAAGGTCGTTGATGAGCCGATATGGGTGTTATATTGCAATGGGAAGAAATCAGGGTACGGAGTTAGAAGGGAGCCGACGGAGGATGACCTGAGTGTGATGCAAGTGTTGCATGCAGTGTCCATGGGAGCTGGGGTGCTACCAAATGAAACTGAGTTGCCAGATGGTGACCTAATGTACATGCGAGCACAGTTCGAACGTGTTGTTGGGTCTAGGGATTCGGAGACATATTATATGATGAATCCGGATGGAAACAATGGCCCTGAGCTCAGTGTGTTCTTCGTCAGGGTCTAA
- the LOC137747542 gene encoding uncharacterized protein, producing MFKNTFQSGFLSILYSLGSKPLQIWDKEVVDGHIKRPQDEDIQSNVLEIVGSNIQSTYITCPADPSATLSIKLPFLVMIVKNLKKYFTFEIQILDDKNVRRRFRASNFQAVTRVKPYICTMPLRMDDGWNQIQFNLADFTRRAYGTNYVETLRVQVHANCRLRRIYFSDRLYSEEELPPEFKLYLPMQKA from the exons atgttcaAGAACACGTTTCAATCCGGATTTCTGTCCATTCTATACAGCCTCGG GAGTAAACCTTTGCAGATTTGGGATAAAGAAG TTGTTGATGGGCATATAAAAAGACCACAGGATGAAGACATACAATCCaatgttcttgaaatagttgGGTCGAACATCCAGTCCACATACATTACTTGCCCGGCAGACCCATCAGCTACACTGAGTATAAAGCTTCCATTCCTGGTTATGATTGTGAAGAATCTGAAGAAATATTTCACATTTGAGATTCAAATTCTGGATGACAAGAATGTCAGGCGACGTTTTCGAGCTTCCAATTTTCAA gcTGTAACTCGAGTGAAGCCGTATATCTGCACTATGCCGCTGAGGATGGATGATGGCTGGAATCAAATCCAGTTTAATCTGGCTGATTTTACCAGGAGAGCCTATGGAACAAACTATGTGGAGACACTGCGAGTTCAGGTTCATGCAAATTGCCGCCTGAGGAGGATATATTTCTCTGACCGCTTGTACTCTGAAGAGGAACTTCCTCCTGAGTTTAAGTTGTACCTCCCAATGCAG AAAGCATGA
- the LOC137748940 gene encoding pentatricopeptide repeat-containing protein At2g33680 translates to MSLTSQLPSQYRPLFAAVTQYARQKDLQKGKSLHAHLIKAGSISCVYIANAVVNLYAKCGNLPGAHLVFDAIPEKDVVSWNSLINGYSQQGLRASSLVVVELFRRMRAENTFPNAHTFSGVFTAASNVSDVSCGRQVHALATKAASFYDVFVGSSLLNMYCKAGLVLDARKVFDRMLERNSVSWATMISGYAMQRMAGDALALFGMMRRDVEKEEENEFVLTSVLSALALPEFVDTGKQIHCLSVKDGLIGFVSVENALVTMYAKCGSLDDALRTFKLSGDKNSITWSAMITGFAQSGDSQKALDLFSHMHFAGVIPSEFTFVGVINACSDIGALEEGRQIHSYSLKMGFEFQIYIMTALVDMYAKCGSVSDARKGFDYLKEPDIVLWTSMIGGYVQNGENEAALSLYCRMQREGMMPNELTMASVLKACSSLSAFEQGKQIHARTVKYGFSLEVPIGSALSTMYAKCGNLEDGNLVFRRMPMRDAVTWNAMISGLSQNGRGIEALQLFEEMRLEDAKPDYVTFVNVLSACSHMGSVERGWIYFKMMSNEFGIAPRVEHYACMVDILSRAGKLDEAKEFIESATIDHGMCLWRILLSASRNYRNYELGAYAGEKLMELGSQESSAYVLLSSIYTSLGRREDVERVRSLMKLRGVSKEPGCSWIELKSQVHVFVVGDEKHPQIENIRHVTQRLLRHMKDEDDQPLPIIF, encoded by the coding sequence ATGAGTCTGACTTCGCAGCTTCCATCTCAGTACCGGCCCCTGTTCGCCGCCGTCACCCAATACGCCCGCCAAAAGGACCTCCAAAAGGGTAAGTCACTCCACGCTCATTTAATCAAAGCCGGTTCCATATCTTGCGTATACATCGCCAACGCCGTCGTCAACCTCTACGCCAAATGCGGCAACTTGCCCGGAGCCCATCTTGTGTTTGACGCCATTCCCGAGAAGGACGTCGTCTCCTGGAACTCCCTCATCAATGGCTACTCCCAGCAGGGTCTCCGAGCCTCCTCCCTCGTCGTCGTCGAGCTTTTTCGGCGCATGCGGGCGGAGAACACGTTCCCTAATGCCCACACTTTTTCCGGCGTCTTCACGGCGGCGTCCAATGTGTCGGACGTTTCTTGCGGCCGGCAAGTTCACGCGCTTGCTACCAAAGCTGCCAGCTTTTATGATGTGTTTGTTGGGAGTTCTCTTTTGAATATGTATTGTAAAGCGGGTCTTGTGTTGGATGCACGTAAGGTGTTTGATAGAATGCTCGAGAGGAATTCAGTTTCTTGGGCGACTATGATTTCTGGGTATGCAATGCAGCGGATGGCTGGGGATGCGTTGGCGCTTTTCGGGATGATGCGTAGGGATgtggagaaggaagaagagaatgaaTTTGTTTTGACGAGTGTTCTTAGTGCGTTGGCGCTTCCTGAGTTTGTTGATACCGGTAAGCAAATTCATTGTCTTTCAGTGAAAGACGGGTTGATAGGTTTTGTTTCTGTTGAGAATGCGCTTGTAACCATGTATGCGAAATGTGGGAGCTTAGATGATGCACTTAGAACTTTTAAGTTGTCTGGTGATAAGAATTCTATCACATGGTCAGCAATGATAACTGGTTTTGCACAAAGTGGGGATTCCCAAAAGGCTCTGGACTTGTTTTCACATATGCATTTTGCTGGGGTTATCCCGAGTGAGTTCACTTTTGTTGGAGTCATCAATGCTTGTAGTGACATCGGTGCTCTTGAAGAAGGAAGACAAATTCATAGCTATTCATTAAAGATGGGTTTCgaattccaaatatatataatgaCAGCTTTGGTTGACATGTATGCCAAATGTGGTAGCGTTAGTGATGCCCGTAAGGGGTTTGATTATTTGAAAGAACCTGATATTGTTCTTTGGACTTCAATGATTGGAGGGTATGTGCAAAATGGGGAGAATGAAGCTGCTTTGAGTTTGTATTGCAGAATGCAGAGGGAGGGAATGATGCCTAATGAACTAACTATGGCTAGTGTCCTCAAAGCATGTTCGAGTCTAAGTGCTTTTGAACAAGGGAAGCAAATCCATGCCCGTACTGTCAAGTATGGGTTCAGTCTTGAAGTACCAATTGGAAGTGCTCTTTCAACCATGTATGCAAAGTGTGGGAATTTGGAAGACGGCAATCTGGTGTTTAGGAGGATGCCAATGAGGGATGCAGTAACTTGGAATGCAATGATATCAGGGCTTTCACAAAATGGGAGGGGCATCGAGGCTCTACAGCTCTTTGAGGAGATGCGGTTGGAGGACGCAAAACCAGATTATGTTACATTTGTGAATGTTCTTTCTGCTTGCAGCCATATGGGATCTGTCGAGAGAGGGTGGATATATTTTAAGATGATGTCTAATGAATTTGGCATAGCCCCAAGGGTGGAACATTATGCTTGCATGGTTGACATATTAAGCCGTGCTGGGAAGTTAGATGAAGCCAAAGAGTTTATAGAATCGGCAACTATTGATCATGGTATGTGTTTATGGCGTATTCTATTAAGTGCTTCTCGGAACTATCGTAATTACGAATTGGGAGCCTATGCTGGCGAGAAGTTAATGGAGTTGGGCTCACAAGAATCATCAGCTTATGTGTTGTTGTCAAGCATATATACTTCCTTGGGTAGGAGGGAAGATGTTGAGCGGGTAAGGAGCCTAATGAAACTCAGAGGAGTGAGTAAGGAGCCTGGGTGTAGCTGGATTGAACTGAAGAGTCAGGTTCATGTGTTTGTTGTTGGTGATGAAAAGCATCCACAAATTGAAAATATACGCCATGTGACCCAAAGGCTACTCAGGCATATGAAGGATGAAGATGACCAACCTTTGCCTATCATCTTCTGA
- the LOC137747703 gene encoding protein LNK3-like gives MDWYYGVDDLVVPNDGQLDRLPSPDSWSRWGISPSEYFQSTNKCFSTYPQFNKGSNFSGNSLFGEVEMETSVNEKDPSSSSSACEGLSEASLQQTTLSYNRANNQLEDLAGLEQMDDIFLSSLLDDLPGAENAHKSFSFCSDSNGLLPTDSISTSTSLEASSISSSVRSAGNSMYLQTHAFSPTVGSDKRDATTSQFNQCNSENENFPPVKTARVFAPPEQSNRNGPIGEESSVEESVLHELEMVMKLLNEKTRICFRDSLYRLANNSNGNHTTQSQDGAEAIENEKPLSWTAQDETVRSGSNKGTESETNAIDRAIANLMFNEMDFNAQDLSGGASLDSKQEVNGATGQQADDAYRPQISHIPSLVPQDAEVPTLGEINMDVATDDEMHISFSSCNAGGKRKAPMREFASTTEF, from the exons ATGGATTGGTATTACGGCGTTGATGATCTTGTTGTTCCAAATGATGGACAATTGGATAGGCTTCCATCACCGGACAGTTGGTCAAGATGGGGAATAAGTCCATCTGAATATTTTCAGTCGACTAATAAATGCTTTTCAACGTATCCACAATTCAACAAAGGGTCCAACTTTAGTGGTAACAGTTTGTTTGGTGAAGTCGAGATGGAAACTTCTGTTAATGAAAAAGATCCGTCGAGCAGTTCAAGTGCATGTGAAGGATTGTCCGAGGCCTCTCTTCAGCAGACCACTCTTTCATACAATCGGGCTAATAATCAACTTGAAGACCTAGCAGGACTCGAACAGATGGATGACATTTTCCT GAGTTCCTTACTTGACGATCTTCCTGGGGCAGAAAACGCACACAAATCATTCTCTTTTTGTTCTGATTCCAATGGCTTGTTACCCACTGATAGTATCTCGACAAGCACGAGTTTGGAAGCATCAAGTATCTCGAGCAGTGTGCGCAGTGCAGGAAATTCAATGTATCTTCAAACTCATGCATTTTCACCAACTGTGGGTTCTGATAAACGAGATGCCACTACTTCACAGTTTAATCAGTGCAACTCGGAGAACGAAAATTTCCCTCCAGTAaag ACAGCAAGAGTTTTTGCCCCACCTGAGCAAAGCAACAGGAATGGACCCATTGGTGAGGAGTCATCAGTTGAAGAGTCTGTATTACATGAACTGGAAATGGTGATGAAACTG TTGAATGAGAAGACCCGAATTTGCTTTCGAGATTCCTTGTACCGTCTTGCAAACAACTCAAACGGAAATCACACTACACAGAGCCAAGATGGGGCTGAAGCAATCGAAAATGAAAAACCCTTATCATGGACAGCCCAGGATGAAACAGTCAG GTCAGGGAGCAATAAAGGGACGGAATCAGAGACGAACGCCATTGACAGAGCAATCGCAAACCTCATGTTTAATGAGATGGACTTTAATGCACAGGACCTTTCTGGAGGCGCATCATTAGACTCCAAACAAGAAGTCAATGGAGCGACTGGGCAACAAGCTGATGACGCTTACCGGCCACAAATCTCTCATATCCCCTCACTTGTACCACAAGATGCTGAAGTTCCAACACTAGGTGAAATAAACATGGATGTGGCGACAGATGATGAAATGCACATCAGTTTCTCGTCATGTAATGCTGGTGGGAAGCGAAAAGCTCCAATGAGGGAGTTCGCGTCTACAACTGAGTTCTAA
- the LOC137747644 gene encoding putative disease resistance protein At3g14460 yields the protein MAGALPGYESIRNLRSLRYIDLSHTGIRRLPDIICTLYNLETLLLAHCSSLIELPADMHKLINLRHVDISGTNIKDMPLRMGRLTNLRSLSTFVVGKSTGASIRELGELPNIMGKLSILKLHDGVDAEDALQANLKGKQYLKELTLKWRDDARICRDYHNDRDVLDKLQPPINLEKLTIEFYGRNRFPNWLGDSSFSCVQFMRLSHCSCLSLPSLGQLPTLKVLFIGGLNFLSTVSPRFYGDGDQPFQRLEKLAFVEMPEWEDWLPSGGQSPVFPRLEELVLKKCPKLRGNLPNHLPSLKKLSVSGCGVLHERATTTFNVELQHSVEELTLDGCPILLSLLGKEFLTSLQKLEIGNFVNIEGLLNKMVRDSNHLQMLSIWNCPSLMVFPSGRLPTALTSLHLQECPSLSSFPRDGLPTMLKLLEITNCRKLEFLAHEMIPKSAYLETLNISCSCDSLRSFPLGLFPQLRDLSIRSCVNLESLSFEAVDEKISHLKSLSVFGCKNLRSFPKQLHAFNDLRELRISALPNLESVAEEGLPLNLEVFEVCYCDKLKPSEKWGLEGSFIRQFSIGGRGSEDLFGTLLKDKRLPTTLNNLYIYGLPSLKSFDGKGLQHLTSLKRLQIHCCDNLEFLPKEGLPISLSFLSIERCSSLKKRYQNKRGDDWSKIAGIPCIQIDGKVMK from the coding sequence atgGCAGGAGCTTTGCCAGGTTATGAATCAATTCGTAATCTCAGAAGTTTGCGTTATATCGATCTATCCCACACTGGAATCAGAAGGCTACCAGATATAATATGCACTCTCTACAATCTGGAGACTTTACTGTTAGCACACTGTTCCTCTCTCATCGAATTGCCTGCAGATATGCACAAGTTGATTAATCTGCGACATGTTGATATCAGTGGAACTAACATAAAAGACATGCCATTGCGGATGGGTAGATTAACAAATCTGAGAAGTTTGTCCACTTTCGTTGTGGGTAAATCTACTGGGGCAAGCATCAGAGAATTGGGGGAGCTTCCAAATATTATGGGAAAACTTTCTATTTTGAAGCTGCATGATGGTGTCGATGCTGAGGATGCTTTGCAGGCCAATTTGAAGGGTAAACAATATCTCAAGGAGTTAACATTGAAGTGGAGAGATGATGCCCGAATTTGTAGGGATTACCACAATGACAGAGATGTACTTGACAAGCTCCAGCCGCccataaatttggaaaaattgaCCATCGAATTCTATGGCAGAAACCGCTTCCCCAATTGGTTGGGAGACTCTTCATTCTCTTGTGTACAATTCATGCGTCTCAGTCATTGTAGTTGTCTGTCCTTGCCATCACTTGGGCAGCTGCCAACTCTCAAAGTGCTCTTTATCGGAGGGTTGAATTTCCTATCAACAGTAAGCCCTCGGTTCTATGGCGATGGAGATCAACCATTCCAGCGTCTGGAGAAGTTGGCCTTTGTGGAGATGCCAGAGTGGGAGGACTGGCTACCAAGTGGAGGACAAAGTCCAGTCTTTCCTCGACTCGAGGAGCTGGTTTTAAAGAAGTGTCCCAAGCTGAGAGGAAACTTGCCCAATCATCTTCCTTCCTTGAAAAAACTCTCAGTGTCTGGCTGTGGGGTTTTACATGAAAGGGCCACCACTACCTTTAATGTGGAGTTGCAACATTCTGTTGAAGAATTAACTCTAGACGGGTGCCCAATTCTGTTATCATTACTGGGTAAAGAGTTCCTGACCTCGCTTCAGAAACTTGAGATTGGAAATTTTGTCAATATAGAGGGTTTGCTCAATAAAATGGTGCGTGATAGCAATCATCTTCAAATGTTGAGTATTTGGAATTGTCCATCCTTGATGGTGTTTCCTAGTGGTAGGCTACCCACTGCATTGACATCACTTCATTTGCAAGAGTGTCCATCTCTGTCGTCATTCCCTAGAGATGGTCTACCCACTATGTTGAAATTACTTGAAATAACAAATTGCAGGAAATTAGAATTTCTAGCCCATGAGATGATACCGAAATCTGCCTACCTTGAAACTCTAAATATATCTTGTAGCTGTGATTCACTAAGGTCCTTCCCGTTGGGCCTTTTTCCCCAACTGAGGGATCTTTCAATCCGGAGCTGTGTGAATCTTGAATCTCTTTCCTTTGAAGCAGTTGATGAAAAAATCAGCCATCTCAAATCCCTTTCAGTCTTCGGATGCAAAAATTTGAGGTCATTTCCCAAACAACTCCACGCCTTCAATGACCTTCGGGAATTGAGAATATCCGCTCTTCCAAACCTTGAGTCAGTTGCAGAAGAGGGTTTGCCTCTCAATTTAGAAGTCTTTGAAGTCTGTTATTGTGATAAACTCAAGCCTTCAGAAAAGTGGGGATTGGAAGGAAGCTTTATTCGACAGTTTTCAATTGGTGGGAGGGGAAGCGAGGATCTCTTCGGGACGTTGCTGAAGGATAAGCGGCTCCCTACTACTCTTAACAATCTCTACATCTATGGATTACCTAGTCTTAAATCTTTTGACGGGAAAGGACTTCAGCACCTTACTTCTCTAAAGAGGCTACAAATTCATTGTTGTGATAATCTCGAATTCCTTCCAAAAGAGGGGTTGCCAAtatctctttcttttctaaGCATCGAACGGTGTTCTTCCCTGAAGAAAAGGTATCAGAATAAAAGAGGGGACGACTGGTCCAAGATAGCTGGCATTCCTTGCATACAGATTGATGGGAAAGTGATGAAATGA